A region from the Malus domestica chromosome 07, GDT2T_hap1 genome encodes:
- the LOC103455414 gene encoding protein transport Sec1a, with amino-acid sequence MSFSDSDSSSHGGATEYKIFRQVSRDRLLHEMLGSTRTENSKSWKVLIMDKVTVKVMSHSCKMADITDQEISLVEDLFRRREPLPSMDVVYFIQPTKENIVMFLSDMSGREPLYRKAFVFFSSPIPKELVNHIKSDTSVLPRIGALREMNFEYFPIDSQAFVTDQQRALEELFGNTENAPKFNASINIMATRIATVFASLKELPYVRYHAAQSDDSTEASPRDLIPTKLAAAVWDIISNYKSSIPNFPQKETCELLILDRSVDQIAPVIHEWTYDAMCHDLLDMDGNKYMHEVPSKTGGDPERKEVLLEDNDPVWLELRHTHIADASERLSDKFTTFQSKNKAAQLQQSAREGNELSTRDLQKMVQALPQYTEQVEKISLHVEIAGKINKIIRETGLRDLGQLEQDLVFGDAGAKDVINYLRTNQDTTPENKLRLLMIYASVYPEKFEGDKANKLMQLAKLSREDMKVVNNMRLLGGSSESKKTSSSFSLKFNAAKTKGAARKDRTDEVETWQLFRFYPMIEEIIENLSKGELPKSEYSCLNEPTPAPQGGSVRGHSSSAQTSQSTGAPHSMRSRRTANWGRARHSDDGYSSDSVLRGSSTDFKKMGQRIFVFMIGGATRSELRVCHKLTTKLRREVILGTTGLIEPPQYITKLKLLSEKELAMDGLGI; translated from the exons ATGTCGTTTTCTGATTCTGATTCGTCTTCTCATGGCGGAGCTACGGAGTACAAAATTTTCCGACAAGTCAGCCGTGACC GGTTATTGCACGAAATGCTTGGATCTACCAGAACAGAGAATTCTAAGTCTTGGAAG GTGCTTATCATGGATAAAGTGACAGTGAAAGTTATGTCCCATTCATGTAAAATGGCAGATATCACAGACCAAGAAATTTCGC TGGTGGAAGACCTTTTTCGGAGGAGAGAACCATTGCCGTCCATGGATGTTGTTTATTTCATCCAGCCAACAAAAGAGAA TATAGTCATGTTCCTGTCTGACATGTCTGGAAGGGAGCCGTTATACAGGAA AGCATTCGTATTTTTCAGTTCACCTATCCCAAAGGAACTTGTAAATCACATAAAGAGCGATACAAGTGTTTTACCCCGCATAGGTGCACTGAGAGAG ATGAATTTTGAGTACTTTCCTATAGATAGTCAG GCTTTTGTCACTGATCAACAAAGGGCGTTGGAGGAGCTCTTCGGTAATACTGAGAATGCTCCCAAATTCAATGCTTCCATAAACATAATGGCAACTCGAATTGCTACGGTTTTTGCTTCTTTGAAG GAGCTCCCATATGTGCGTTATCATGCTGCCCAGTCAGATGACTCAACAGAAGCATCACCTCGTGACTTAATTCCTACAAAGCTTGCTGCTGCTGTTTGGGACATAATTTCAAATTATAAATCTTCTATTCCCAACTTTCCGCAGAAAGAGACATGCGAACTGCTCATCTTGGATAGATCTGTTGATCAG attgctccggtcatacATGAATGGACATACGACGCTATGTGTCACGATTTATTGGATATGGACGGGAACAAATATATGCATGAG gTTCCTAGCAAAACTGGTGGCGATCCTGAGAGAAAGGAGGTGCTTTTGGAAGACAACGATCCAGTCTGGCTTGAGCTTCGTCATACACACATAGCAGAT GCTAGCGAACGGTTGAGCGACAAGTTTACCAcctttcaatcaaagaataaagCTGCACAGCTCCAACAGAGTGCAAG AGAGGGCAATGAGTTATCTACGCGGGACTTGCAGAAGATGGTTCAAGCTTTGCCACAATACACTGAACAAGTTGAAAAGATTTCTCTCCACGTTGAG ATTGCAgggaaaattaacaaaattatcAGGGAAACAGGACTTCGAGACCTCGGGCAACTGGAGCAGGATCTTGTTTTTGGAGATGCAGGAGCCAAGGATGTCATCAATTATCTGAGGACAAATCAG GATACAACGCCTGAAAATAAGTTGCGTCTTTTAATGATTTATGCATCTGTATATCCTGAGAAGTTCGAGGGAGACAAAGCTAATAAGCTAATGCAG TTGGCAAAATTATCACGGGAGGACATGAAGGTTGTGAATAATATGCGGTTGCTTGGGGGTTCATCAGAGTCCAAGAAGACATCTAGTAGCTTCTCACTGAAGTTCAATGCTGCGAAG ACGAAGGGAGCAGCGAGGAAGGATCGTACTGATGAGGTGGAAACATGGCAACTATTTCGATTCTATCCCATGATAGAG gagaTCATTGAAAATCTTAGTAAAGGTGAATTACCAAAGAGCGAGTATTCATGCTTGAATGAACCTACTCCGGCTCCCCAAGGGGGCAGTGTGAGAGGCCACAGTTCATCAGCGCAGACAAGCCAATCTACCGGTGCTCCTCATTCAATGAGATCAAGGCGGACTGCTAACTGGGGACGGGCTCGGCATTCTGATGATGGATATTCAAG TGACTCAGTTTTGAGAGGTTCATCTACTGATTTCAAGAAGATGGGGCAACGTATCTTTGTATTTATGATTGGTGGGGCAACTCGATCTGAG TTACGAGTTTGTCACAAGCTAACGACGAAACTGAGAAGGGAAGTAATCCTGGGTACTACTGGTCTCATTGAACCCCCACAGTATATTACG AAACTGAAGCTGCTATCAGAAAAAGAGCTAGCAATGGACGGCCTTGGAATCTAA